Proteins from one Pseudarthrobacter sp. BIM B-2242 genomic window:
- the glnT gene encoding type III glutamate--ammonia ligase translates to MTSVATPAVSRSPFTPARGPEGLPTPVPLPVNGRISLSDIARAHDVRFLLATFVDMTGKPCAKLVPVEAADQLESGALGFAGYAAGLIGQKPQDADLIAVPDVASFTPVPFIREGLAIVHCDPHVNGKPWPYAPRVILKNTLARLAAEGMQAKIGAEVEYFLVNKNDDGTLRTADARDDSPRPCYDARGVTRMYDHLTSISEAMNSLGWGNYANDHEDAAGQFEQNFNYADALTTADRVVSLRYILNILAEQRGMTATFMPKPFTDRTGTGLHFHLSLWSGAEALFPGDDGTVNPEGAVNPDEAGGRGLGLSGLAYSFIGGILEHAPALQAFLAPTVNSYKRSGATTSSSGATWSPRKASFGGNDRTHMIRVPDNKRIELRSGDGSANPYLAIATAIAAGLDGVQRGVDPGPPSGPGESRPDAHLLPATLLHAVEALRRDPVILASLSGDPEIGGYYADAKEEEFLSWHNEVSDWEIRTYLTSI, encoded by the coding sequence ATGACAAGTGTCGCCACCCCTGCTGTATCCCGATCGCCGTTCACGCCGGCTCGCGGACCCGAGGGCCTGCCGACGCCGGTCCCGCTGCCCGTGAACGGAAGGATTTCCCTCTCAGACATTGCCCGCGCCCACGATGTCCGCTTCCTGCTGGCCACCTTTGTGGACATGACAGGCAAGCCCTGCGCCAAGCTCGTCCCGGTGGAAGCCGCCGATCAGTTGGAGTCCGGCGCCCTGGGCTTCGCCGGGTATGCGGCGGGGCTGATCGGGCAGAAGCCGCAGGACGCGGACCTGATCGCCGTGCCGGACGTCGCCTCCTTCACTCCGGTGCCCTTTATCAGGGAGGGCCTGGCCATCGTTCACTGCGACCCGCACGTCAACGGCAAGCCCTGGCCCTACGCGCCGCGCGTGATCCTGAAGAACACCCTGGCCCGGCTGGCCGCAGAGGGCATGCAGGCGAAGATCGGCGCCGAGGTGGAATACTTCCTGGTCAACAAGAACGACGACGGGACCCTACGTACCGCGGATGCGCGCGACGACTCGCCCCGCCCCTGCTACGACGCCCGCGGCGTCACCCGCATGTATGACCACCTCACCTCCATCTCCGAGGCGATGAATTCCCTCGGCTGGGGAAATTACGCCAACGACCACGAGGACGCCGCCGGCCAGTTCGAACAGAATTTCAACTACGCCGACGCACTGACCACGGCGGACCGGGTTGTCAGCCTTCGCTACATCCTCAACATCCTGGCAGAGCAGCGCGGCATGACCGCCACGTTCATGCCGAAGCCGTTCACGGACCGGACCGGCACCGGCCTGCACTTCCACCTGTCGCTGTGGTCCGGCGCCGAGGCGCTGTTCCCGGGTGATGACGGAACAGTGAACCCGGAAGGAGCGGTGAACCCGGATGAAGCAGGCGGCCGCGGACTTGGGCTGTCCGGGCTCGCCTATTCGTTCATCGGCGGCATCCTGGAACATGCGCCCGCGCTGCAGGCCTTCCTGGCGCCGACCGTGAATTCCTACAAGCGCTCGGGGGCAACCACCAGTTCCTCCGGCGCCACCTGGTCGCCGCGGAAGGCGTCCTTCGGCGGAAACGACCGTACCCACATGATCCGCGTCCCGGACAACAAGCGGATCGAACTCCGCTCGGGTGACGGCTCGGCCAACCCCTACCTCGCCATTGCCACCGCCATTGCGGCGGGCCTGGACGGTGTGCAGCGGGGTGTGGATCCGGGGCCGCCTTCCGGCCCGGGGGAGTCCAGGCCCGATGCCCACCTGCTGCCGGCCACCCTGCTCCACGCCGTCGAAGCGCTCCGCCGGGACCCGGTGATCCTGGCCAGCCTCAGCGGGGACCCGGAGATCGGCGGGTACTACGCGGATGCCAAGGAAGAAGAATTCCTGAGCTGGCACAACGAGGTCAGCGATTGGGAAATCCGGACGTACCTGACCTCGATCTGA
- a CDS encoding glutamine amidotransferase — MCGIAALQLRNPLLHPRMGSLLSSMLCQIVDRGPDSAGLAVYNTPGLVSPGTSTLSLLGRDQGIPLDAITRELEKLLPASAAAAVQVVGDTTLVSAAVGTDLLVKAVSETLPGSTIIGRGEHVAVMKSVGHPMEIAAEHGLEAMAGSQGLSHTRMATESAVTAGGSHPFSVADDLCLVHNGSFSNHATVRRDLKREGVVFDSENDTEVGARYVASRLQQGDTLEEALVNLGKVLDGFYTLVVTTADSMAVVRDLIACKPAIIAETDDYVAMASEYRALAALPGIENARIFEPEPGKVYTWSL; from the coding sequence ATGTGTGGAATTGCCGCGCTGCAGCTGCGCAACCCCTTGCTGCACCCCCGGATGGGCAGCCTGCTGTCCTCAATGCTCTGCCAGATTGTGGACCGCGGACCGGACTCGGCCGGCCTGGCCGTCTACAACACCCCGGGCCTCGTCTCGCCGGGGACCTCCACCCTCAGCCTCCTTGGCAGGGACCAGGGAATACCGCTCGACGCCATTACCCGTGAACTGGAAAAGCTGCTGCCGGCCTCCGCCGCCGCTGCCGTGCAGGTGGTGGGCGACACAACCCTGGTGAGCGCCGCCGTCGGGACTGATCTCCTGGTGAAAGCGGTCAGCGAGACCCTTCCCGGCTCCACTATCATCGGCCGCGGCGAGCATGTTGCGGTGATGAAGAGCGTGGGCCACCCGATGGAAATTGCTGCCGAGCACGGGCTCGAAGCGATGGCCGGAAGCCAGGGCCTGTCCCACACGCGGATGGCCACCGAATCGGCTGTGACGGCCGGCGGTTCGCACCCGTTCTCCGTGGCCGACGATCTCTGCCTGGTCCACAACGGCTCCTTCTCCAACCACGCCACGGTGCGGCGGGACCTCAAGCGCGAAGGCGTGGTGTTCGATTCGGAGAACGACACCGAGGTGGGCGCCCGCTACGTGGCCTCCCGGCTGCAGCAGGGCGACACGCTCGAGGAAGCCCTGGTGAATTTGGGCAAGGTCCTGGACGGTTTCTACACCCTGGTGGTGACCACCGCGGACAGCATGGCAGTGGTCCGCGACCTCATCGCCTGCAAGCCCGCCATCATCGCCGAAACGGACGATTACGTGGCCATGGCCTCCGAATACCGTGCCCTGGCAGCCCTGCCGGGCATCGAAAACGCCCGCATCTTTGAACCGGAACCCGGAAAGGTCTACACATGGTCACTCTGA